A part of Aspergillus oryzae RIB40 DNA, chromosome 7 genomic DNA contains:
- a CDS encoding uncharacterized protein (beta-glucosidase-related glycosidases), which translates to MAPSQPFRVSATVLLSLMAVQTGVHAAFVCNHDNSEPTAVYNASKSYVGCYLDPKVTILTAAKLSTIACQTQPLCSHPVCDTSLSIAERVDSLVKSLTLEEKILNLVDASAGSTRLGLPSYEWWSEATHGVGSAPGVQFTSKPANFSYATSFPAPILTAASFDDTLIRKIAEVIGREGRAFGNNGFSGFDFWAPNINGFRDPRWGRGQETPGEDPLVAQNYIRNFVPGLQGDDPKNKQVIATCKHYAVYDLETGRYGNNYNPTQQDLSDYFLAPFKTCVRDTDVGSIMCSYNSVSGIPACANEYLLSEVLRKHWNFNSDYHYVVSDCGAVTDIWQYHNFTDTEEAAASVALNAGVDLECGSSYLKLNESLAANQTSVKVMDQSLARLYSALFTVGFFDGGKYDKLDFSDVSTPDAQALAYEAAVEGMTLLKNDDLLPLDSPHKYKSVAVIGPFANATTQMQGDYSGDAPYLISPLEAFGDSRWKVNYALGTAMNNQNTSGFEEALAAANKSDLIIYLGGIDNSLESETLDRTSLTWPGNQLDLITSLSKLSKPLVVVQFGGGQVDDSDILKNKDIQALVWAGYPSQSGGTALLDVLVGKRSPAGRLPVTQYPASYADQVNIFDINLRPTDSYPGRTYKWYTGKPVLPFGYGLHYTKFMFDWEKTLNREYNIQDLVASCRNSSGGPINDNTPLTTVKVRVKNVGHKTSDYVSLLFLSSKNAGPAPRPNKSLVSYVRLLNIARGSDQVAELPLTLGSLARADENGSLVIFPGRYKIALDHSEELTFEFTLKGSPAVIETLPIPDVQYNFTVPVHIQPASTEAHS; encoded by the coding sequence CGTGTCAAACCCAGCCCCTCTGCAGTCACCCTGTCTGTGATACTTCATTAAGCATTGCGGAGAGAGTCGATTCACTGGTCAAATCCCTGACCCTGGAGGAAAAGATCCTTAATCTCGTGGATGCTTCAGCTGGATCTACCCGCCTCGGCTTACCTTCCTACGAGTGGTGGAGTGAGGCAACTCATGGTGTCGGCTCTGCACCAGGTGTGCAATTCACTTCCAAACCAGCTAACTTCAGCTATGCCACAAGTTTCCCTGCACCGATCCTAACAGCGGCTTCCTTCGATGACACTTTGATTCGCAAAATCGCTGAAGTAATTGGCAGAGAAGGACGGGCATTTGGCAACAATGGATTTTCGGGATTCGATTTCTGGGCTCCGAACATCAATGGATTCAGAGATCCTCGATGGGGAAGAGGGCAAGAAACACCCGGTGAGGATCCTTTGGTCGCGCAGAATTATATTCGCAATTTTGTTCCAGGACTTCAGGGCGATGacccgaagaacaagcaagTCATCGCAACATGCAAGCATTACGCGGTCTACGACTTGGAAACGGGTAGATATGGAAACAACTACAATCCGACCCAGCAGGATCTGAGCGATTACTTCCTTGCACCATTCAAGACTTGCGTGCGTGACACGGATGTGGGAAGCATTATGTGTTCGTACAATTCAGTCTCCGGCATCCCAGCTTGTGCGAATGAATACCTTCTCAGTGAGGTGCTCAGAAAGCACTGGAATTTCAATTCAGACTATCACTACGTGGTGTCTGACTGCGGCGCAGTCACAGATATTTGGCAATACCACAACTTTACTGACACCGAAGAAGCGGCAGCCTCAGTTGCTCTCAATGCCGGTGTTGATTTGGAATGTGGTTCGTCCTATCTGAAGCTCAACGAATCTCTCGCGGCAAATCAGACCTCAGTCAAAGTCATGGACCAGTCATTGGCAAGACTATATTCGGCATTGTTCACGGTCGGCTTCTTTGACGGCGGGAAGTACGACAAACTCGATTTCTCTGACGTTTCTACCCCTGACGCACAGGCTCTCGCGTATGAGGCTGCAGTCGAAGGCATGACGCTTCTCAAGAAtgacgatcttcttcctttagATTCTCCGCATAAATACAAGAGTGTCGCTGTGATTGGACCATTCGCAAATGCCACGACTCAGATGCAGGGCGACTACTCCGGCGATGCCCCGTACTTGATCAGCCCATTGGAAGCATTTGGCGACAGCAGGTGGAAAGTGAATTATGCACTGGGTACAGCAATGAACAATCAGAACACCAGTGGGTTCGAGGAAGCTCTAGCAGCCGCAAACAAGTCTGATTTGATCATTTATCTTGGTGGCATCGACAACTCCCTCGAGTCCGAAACGCTGGACCGGACTTCGCTCACTTGGCCAGGAAACCAACTAGATCTCATCACGAGCTTGTCCAAGCTCTCCAAGCCACTGGTAGTCGTCCAATTTGGAGGCGGCCAGGTCGATGACAGCGACAtcctgaagaacaaagataTCCAAGCTCTGGTTTGGGCGGGATATCCCAGTCAAAGCGGAGGCACTGCTCTCCTTGATGTTCTTGTGGGCAAAAGGTCACCTGCAGGCAGACTACCCGTCACACAGTATCCCGCCAGTTATGCCGACCAAGTCAAtatcttcgatatcaaccTTCGCCCTACAGATTCATATCCCGGACGAACATACAAATGGTACACAGGAAAGCCGGTGCTCCCGTTCGGCTACGGCCTTCACTACACAAAATTCATGTTTGACTGGGAAAAGACTTTGAACCGTGAGTACAACATTCAGGACCTTGTCGCCTCATGCCGAAATAGTTCAGGCGGTCCGATCAATGACAACACACCCTTGACCACTGTCAAGGTGAGAGTCAAAAATGTCGGCCATAAAACTTCCGACTACGTTAGCCTGTTGTTTCTCTCCAGCAAGAATGCAGGCCCGGCTCCACGACCAAATAAGTCCCTGGTGTCTTACGTGCGTCTCCTCAATATTGCTCGTGGAAGCGATCAAGTGGCAGAGCTGCCTCTCACCCTCGGCTCACTGGCACGAGCTGATGAGAATGGAAGTCTCGTCATTTTCCCAGGACGTTACAAGATTGCATTGGATCACTCAGAGGAATTGACTTTCGAGTTTACATTGAAGGGTAGCCCAGCGGTGATCGAGACGCTGCCTATACCTGATGTGCAGTATAACTTTACTGTGCCCGTTCATATTCAGCCAGCGTCCACTGAAGCACATAGTTAG
- a CDS encoding uncharacterized protein (predicted protein), with amino-acid sequence MPRDNVSRVKKTNTIGILTFIGLRAADSVFQYALLQRGWASSLIERLGATAVSREMIVHVSTGQLQPQYAIIAFMALGSSVKQILNILLVLQQEMSPSSAVIIAFFNTLCNTLNTVLSVWAVTSQAPGPDSFFGIFRRPFLLAGIGFYSAGILIEAVSELQRTAFKKDPNNKGKPYAGGLFSAARHINYGGYTIWRASYAYTSAGWLWGLGVFSWFFYDFAARGVPVLDQYLLGRISLSTARFSLLADADFFVFL; translated from the exons ATGCCCCGGGACAATGTTTCTCGCGTGAAGAAGACCAACACCATTGGAATCTTGACCTTCATTGGGCTACGCGCGGCCGATTCTGTCTTCCAGTATGCCCTGCTCCAACGAGGCTGGGCTTCTAGTCTGATTGAGCGCCTCGGTGCCACGGCTGTGAGTCGCGAGATGATTGTCCATGTCTCGACCGGTCAGCTACAACCTCAATACGCTATCATCGCATTCATGGCTCTCGGAAGCAGTGTCAAGCAGATTTTGAATATTCTTCTAGTCCTTCAACAGGAAATGTCTCCTTCATCCGCAGTTATTATCGCATTCTTTAACACTTTATGCAATACTTTGAACACGGTCTTGTCAGTTTGGGCAGTCACATCTCAAGCACCGGGCCCCGATAGcttctttggcattttcCGGCGCCCATTCCTACTGGCCGGTATCGGATTCTACTCAGCTGGTATTTTGATTGAGGCAGTCTCGGAGCTCCAAAGAACAGCATTCAAGAAGGACCCCAACAACAAAGGAAAACCCTACGCTGGAGGCTTGTTTTCTGCGGCAAGACATATCAATTACGGCGGATATACGATTTGGCGAGCCTCCTATGCATACACCTCGGCTGGCTGGCTGTGGGGTCTGGGCgtcttttcttggtttttCTACGACTTTGCGGCTCGAGGGGTTCCAGTCCTTGACCAGTATCTTCTTGGCCGA ATATCTCTTTCCACCGCccgtttctctctcctcgcAGATGCTGATTTCTTCGTTTTCCTATAG
- a CDS encoding uncharacterized protein (predicted protein) has protein sequence MGRLHPAYRLYPDYAGAFIAPTVPTEDPYCYKPLDAAAYGETYPSSLTVAVPSRLYHSPTPENPFAGTRVGVKDIMDLCGLRTGASSRAYTQLLGPRTENAEVIQKLLGLGFIVVGKLKTTQFADSEWPTCDYVDYHAPFNPRADGYQTTSGSSCGSAAAVASYVWLDFALGTDTLGSIRAPATVQGLYGMRPSLDATSFKGIIPYTKYDDNPHRIETSLLADTVGGFARDATSFAKLSRALYGSINDPPFSKKPSKVLYPVEYWSETSTEHDAVLESFIVKLERHLGVERTRISLEEIWATTKPVHENITMKEYLEHVFEWAGNPSQWKDFLSPFITEYRNTYGRDPALNPQLQYKRRKRVSKDGKPSSLDGFSDTLLLLPWSTGKPDYRDTYRDGPQRFTGIGFFFYNLSPYSEGPEAILPVGQTSYTSRITNSTEHLPASIGISSGKGSDVMLTDFIADLMTETNIQGVGVGSRAFENIDNMGTTSLYTQSAAQLPLRGDF, from the exons ATGGGAAGGCTGCACCCAGCATACCGGCTGTACCCGGATTATGCTGGTGCATTTATTGCACCGACAGTGCCCACGGAGGATCCATACTG CTACAAACCTCTAGATGCCGCTGCATATGGAGAGACATATCCTTCTTCGCTAACCGTGGCCGTGCCCTCTCGCCTATATCACTCCCCAACACCCGAAAACCCATTCGCAGGAACTCGAGTTGGAGTTAAAGATATCATGGACCTCTGCGGGCTCCGCACAGGGGCCTCATCGCGAGCATATACACAACTGCTTGGACCTCGGACCGAGAATGCAGAGGTTATCCAAAAATTACTGGGGCTGGGTTTCATAGTTGTGGGGAAATTAAAGACCACACAATTTGCAGACTCGGAGTGGCCGACTTGCGACTATGTCGACTATCATGCGCCGTTCAACCCTCGTGCGGACGGATACCAGACGACTAGCGGTAGTAGCTGTGGGAGCGCAGCTGCGGTTGCTTCGTATGTATGGCTGGACTTTGCTCTGGGAACTGACA CACTGGGAAGCATCCGCGCTCCGGCTACCGTTCAAGGCCTCTATGGAATGCGACCCTCACTGGACGCCACGAGCTTTAAGGGGATAATCCCATATACTAAGTATGATGATAACCCACATCGGATCGAAACGAGTTT ACTGGCAGATACTGTCGGTGGCTTCGCTCGGGATGCGACATCTTTCGCGAAGCTATCTCGCGCCCTTTATGGCTCTATCAATGATCCACCGTTTTCCAAG AAACCCAGTAAGGTTCTATATCCCGTGGAATACTGGTCAGAGACAAGCACGGAGCATGACGCTGTCCTAGAATCCTTCATTGTTAAACTGGAACGGCATCTCGGGGTCGAGCGAACACGTATAAGTTTAGAAGAGATCTGGGCGACAACAAAACCAGTACATGAAAATATCACCATGAAAGAGTACCTTGAGCACGTCTTTGAATGGGCTGGGAATCCCTCTCAATGGAAAGACTTTCTCAGTCCATTCATAACTGAGTACAGAAACACCTACGGCCGAGATCCAGCTCTCAACCCCCAGTTGCAATATAAGCG gagaaagagggtcTCAAAAGATGGAAAACCTTCAAGTCTTG ATGGCTTCTCCGACACTCTGCTTCTCCTGCCATGGAGTACTGGGAAGCCGGACTATCGAGATACGTATCGTGATGGGCCACAGAGGTTTACGGGTAtcggttttttcttctataATCTGTCTCCTTACTCTGAGGGCCCGGAGGCGATATTGCCTG TCGGCCAAACGTCCTACACTTCACGAATAACCAACTCCACTGAGCATTTGCCCGCATCTATCGGGATAAGCAGCGGAAAGGGGAGTGATGTGATGCTGACCGATTTCATCGCAGACTTGATGACTGAGACAAATATCCAGGGTGTGGGAGTCGGCTCTCGGGCATTTGAGAATATCGACAATATGGGCACTACTTCACTCTATACACAGTCAGCTGCGCAACTACCGCTGAGAGGTGACTTTTAA
- a CDS encoding uncharacterized protein (predicted protein): protein MTLFNQLNFYAVPPLKGDNQFPTVLKIELGILSGRLYLDFEEYSETMQYLRIVGTCATGAEESGSTAVDERGKFADDPLGLLQGWLAMTRKGREFGHTPAGYICQGRQLSKNHSAFRWSTTDMLMAEDISRLHVNDDDTSINGHEDSETFD, encoded by the coding sequence ATGACGCTGTTCAATCAATTGAATTTCTACGCAGTCCCACCCCTGAAGGGGGATAATCAATTCCCAACCGTGTTGAAGATTGAGCTGGGAATCTTATCTGGGCGCCTCTATCTCGATTTTGAGGAGTACAGTGAGACAATGCAGTACCTCAGAATAGTTGGTACTTGCGCTACCGGTGCAGAAGAATCAGGCAGTACTGCAGTCGATGAACGTGGTAAGTTTGCAGATGACCCTCTCGGACTTTTGCAGGGGTGGTTAGCCATGACTAGAAAAGGTCGGGAGTTTGGACATACCCCTGCGGGCTACATTTGTCAAGGACGACAGCTTTCCAAGAATCATTCTGCCTTCAGGTGGAGCACCACCGATATGCTCATGGCTGAAGATATCTCCCGGCTACAtgtcaatgatgatgatacgAGCATAAATGGACATGAAGACAGTGAAACTTTTGACTAG
- a CDS encoding WW domain protein (predicted protein), translated as MSYYGAPPQPPYGQPPYGQPPYGQSPGGYERPPYDQRPPYGERPSYDRPPYEQGPPGDRPQYDRPPYEQGPPSGERPPYDRPPYEQRPPSGERSPYDRPPYEQPPPGERSQYERPPYGQPPQDQRPPYDRPPSERPPYESDRSFDSRPPYSSAPPSARPPQIPPPPLPMGWVQEWEPNARRAFWVEVATGNSQWEQPFGDSSRDMGPGGPPAIMSPPPSGPISPPPGGYYGGPPPQEGGYYPPPQQGEYQSEADRKKSEKKKMLMGAAAGLALGGVAGAVLNHEFGGSDSESEKEEEEEEEEEVVEHKIVEQHIYHHYDEPSEERAYSPPPDDW; from the exons ATGTCGTACTACGGTGCTCCCCCTCAACCCCCATATGGGCAGCCTCCATATGGACAGCCTCCATACGGGCAGTCTCCCGGAGGCTATGAGCGCCCCCCATATGACCAGCGTCCTCCCTACGGTGAGCGCCCCTCTTACGACAGGCCTCCATACGAACAGGGGCCTCCCGGTGACCGTCCACAATACGACCGTCCCCCTTACGAACAGGGACCTCCCTCTGGCGAGCGCCCACCATACGACCGTCCCCCTTACGAGCAAAGGCCTCCCTCTGGCGAGCGCTCACCATACGACCGTCCCCCTTACGAACAGCCACCTCCCGGCGAGCGTTCGCAATACGAGCGCCCTCCATATGGGCAGCCCCCTCAAGACCAACGCCCTCCGTATGACAGACCACCATCCGAGAGACCCCCATACGAATCAGACCGTTCCTTCGACTCCCGCCCTCCCTACTCCTCCGCACCACCTTCCGCCCGTCCTCCTCAAATTCCCCCACCACCTCTTCCCATGGGTTGGGTTCAGGAATGGGAGCCCAACGCCCGCCGCGCCTTCTGGGTTGAGGTAGCCACCGGCAACTCCCAGTGGGAGCAGCCTTTTGGCGACTCCTCGCGTGACATGGGCCCCGGTGGCCCTCCCGCTATCATGAGCCCCCCTCCTTCCGGCCCGATTAGTCCTCCCCCTGGTGGCTACTACGGCGGTCCCCCTCCCCAGGAGGGAGGCTACtaccctcctcctcagcaggGCGAGTACCAGTCTGAGGCCgacaggaagaagagtgaaaagaagaagatgctcaTGGGAGCCGCCGCCGGTTTGGCgcttggtggtgttgccggAGCTGTTCTTAATCATGAATTTG GCGGTTCTGACTCCGAGtctgaaaaggaggaggaggaggaggaggaggaggaagtcGTCGAGCACAAGATCGTGGAACAGCACATCTACCACCACTACGACGAGCCTTCTGAGGAGCGCGCTTACTCTCCTCCGCCGGATGActggtag
- a CDS encoding uncharacterized protein (predicted protein), whose protein sequence is MEIPEAAGQRFLAAVDPCSNHQIAKIIKENFSDLASRLHEQVAVPNTGSRFMVDTSPMKILGISFKPLKDSVIDTVSSVLERGWPAQQRLCLTVLRKLSSPKAHALVFKMICMESMLGSSRKLIFAPSENL, encoded by the exons ATGGAAATCCCGGAGGCTGCTGGTCAACGGTTCCTAGCCGCTGTGGATCCGTGTAGCAACCATCAGATTGCCAAAATCATCAAGGAGAACTTCTCTGACCTGGCAAGTAGACTTCATGAGCAGGTCGCTGTTCCCAACACTGGATCGCGCTTTATGGTTGACACTTCGCCGATGAAGATTCTCGGGATTTCTTTCAAGCCACTAAAGGATAGCGTTATTGATACTGTGAGCAGCGTGCTTGAGCGTGGATGGCCTGCTCAGCAGAGACTATGCCTCACCGTGTTACGGAAGTTATCAAGTCCGAAAGCTCACGCGCTGGTATTTAAGATGATTTGTATGGAATCGATGCTCGGGAGTAGCAGAAAACTA ATATTCGCGCCTTCCGAAAACCTGTAG
- a CDS encoding uncharacterized protein (predicted protein) produces the protein MKACWWCWSERMLLYVEEAWRLMDGLANPYLALSAILAAGLDGLEKETPLLGGPCDQAYAHLRPEEQKALGITTMLPKTLKDSLAALEANSELGVLLGLGMVSAYAMVKRGEVDSLRAMPDDARKAWLISRY, from the coding sequence ATGAAAGcctgttggtggtgttggtcCGAAAGAATGTTATTGTATGTCGAGGAAGCTTGGAGATTGATGGACGGGCTTGCAAACCCTTATCTTGCGCTTTCAGCCATCTTAGCAGCGGGTTTAGACGGTCTTGAAAAGGAAACACCCCTTCTAGGTGGGCCCTGCGACCAAGCGTACGCGCATCTCCGGCCGGAAGAGCAGAAAGCGCTTGGCATAACGACAATGTTGCCAAAAACGCTGAAGGATAGTTTGGCCGCGCTGGAAGCAAACTCTGAATTAGGTGTACTGCTTGGGCTCGGTATGGTCTCTGCCTATGCTATGGTGAAGCGGGGAGAAGTGGATTCTTTACGGGCAATGCCTGACGATGCAAGAAAGGCTTGGTTGATCTCGAGGTACTGA
- a CDS encoding uncharacterized protein (predicted protein): METPALESEKPLLDSKDDWSDSEPASPIDLPSMLEDGPALKSDNISLVSTIIHCLLGIFFWAPARFLSYYFPPLERVLPAPSPVSQESQLQMKFLSSLLLLLAGADAINGHPAAVEQFTRELEVASPNPSGLTLRALQQRAPNCSRVDYFISRITSVKAQYVKSIPADAHRLHPTNNFNRVAFVTFGPEAAKYICRAITHGDPTCDDWAQGIRYALGLIFAIFGKDGAEPAVRPGEPVRRINARSYMDIATTALKDSSLEFASIEADDNLPSVEKRSLDEPSLVERFLIRGLYHADLGNDATNIWVNHYSNGDNILQIAPEDGQHNGNSTPTRRWDKPGFKIAYTTRNKSPLNEQDALKMARHISMKWQGMAIGNDISDFIGFVETGHTANFYFRIIPEHKGYGLNYESVDICGGMAGML; encoded by the exons ATGGAAACCCCAGCATTAGAGAGTGAAAAACCGTTACTTGATAGCAAGGATGATTGGTCTGATAGTGAACCAGCGTCGCCCATAGATTTACCATCGATGCTGGAAGATGGTCCAGCTTTAAAGAGCGACAACATTTCCCTTGTCTCAACTATCATTCACTGCCTGCTGGGCATCTTCTTTTGGGCACCAGCGAG GTTCCTTAGCTATTACTTTCCTCCGCTAGAACGTGTCTTaccagctccttctcctgtGTCTCAGGAATCCCAACTGCAGATGAAGTTCCTCTCGTCCCTTTTGCTGCTTCTGGCGGGCGCCGACGCAATCAATGGTCATCCCGCAGCCGTGGAGCAGTTCACGCGTGAGCTGGAGGTAGCTAGTCCCAACCCATCCGGGCTTACTCTGCGAGCCCTCCAACAAAGAGCACCGAACTGCAGCCGCGTCGATTATTTCATCTCCAGAATCACATCGGTAAAAGCCCAGTACGTAAAGAGCATTCCCGCCGACGCGCACCGTTTGCATCCGACTAATAACTTCAACAGGGTTGCCTTCGTTACCTTCGGCCCTGAAGCCGCCAAATACATTTGCCGCGCCATAACACATGGTGATCCCACGTGCGATGACTGGGCTCAGGGAATCAGATACGCTCTGGGGCTGATCTTCGCAATCTTCGGCAAAGATGGCGCGGAGCCAGCAGTTCGTCCTGGAGAGCCAGTTCGCAGAATAAACGCAAGAAGCTACATGGATATCGCCACTACTGCTCTGAAAGACAGCAGCTTGGAGTTCGCCAGCATCGAGGCGGACGACAATCTGCCCAGCGTCGAGAAGCGGTCCTTGGATGAGCCATCTCTAGTCGAGAGATTCCTTATCCGTGGCTTGTATCATGCTGATCTGGGCAACGACGCGACTAATATTTGGGTCAACCATTACAGTAATGGCGATAACATCCTGCAAATTGCCCCAGAGGATGGTCAACACAACGGTAACTCTACTCCAACTAGGCGATGGGATAAGCCTGGCTTCAAAATTGCTTACACCACGAGAAATAAATCTCCACTTAATGAGCAAGACGCCCTGAAGATGGCCAGGCATATTAGTATGAAATGGCAGGGCATGGCTATTGGCAATGATATCTCGGATTTCATAGGGTTTGTGGAGACAGGTCACACGGCGAACTTCTATTTCCGCATTATTCCTGAGCACAAGGGGTACGGGTTAAACTACGAGAGTGTGGATATCTGTGGCGGTATGGCGGGGATGTTATAA
- a CDS encoding uncharacterized protein (predicted protein) produces the protein MIERYLIVSQSLRMLSFFCVVASAALAAATSLHIQGHRNGPLILQDAGDFFVGGREVKTLVNTGDRSNPLFDYPPEDWIFVDQMYVEYQIPMNGTNHLPYILVHGCCLSGKTYQDTPDGRMGWAEYLVRKGHPVYIPDQTSRARSGFDPTIFNQVQLGEVAPSALPRIEIAGRQRAWDLFRFGYTYPQVFPGLQYPIEAMAELSKQVIPDLNAMLPNPNPTYANLASLASKVHGAVLVGHSESAFFPFYAALNNSSAVRGIVSIEGQCPTLTDEEIAVLATIPTLFVYGDYLDQAKVSRRVWPQSLQGCQAVVDRLTAAGGRAFMAELPKLGIYGNSHMMMQDKNNLQIADFIMDWIEENVDN, from the coding sequence ATGATTGAAAGGTATCTAATAGTTTCGCAAAGCCTACGAATGTTGTCATTTTTTTGTGTTGTCGCTTCCGCTGCACTAGCAGCGGCTACGTCCCTGCATATTCAAGGCCACCGCAACGGACCTCTTATCTTACAAGATGCGGGCGACTTCTTCGTCGGCGGTCGCGAAGTGAAGACTCTAGTAAATACTGGCGACCGCTCAAACCCATTGTTTGATTATCCTCCAGAAGACTGGATATTCGTGGACCAAATGTACGTGGAGTACCAAATTCCGATGAACGGAACCAACCACCTCCCATACATTCTTGTCCACGGCTGCTGCCTCAGTGGGAAAACATACCAAGATACGCCTGACGGTCGCATGGGCTGGGCCGAATACCTCGTACGGAAAGGCCACCCCGTCTATATACCCGATCAGACATCTCGTGCACGCTCTGGTTTTGACCCGACCATTTTCAATCAAGTTCAGCTTGGAGAAGTGGCCCCATCGGCCCTGCCAAGAATTGAGATCGCCGGTCGACAGCGTGCCTGGGATCTCTTCCGCTTCGGGTACACTTACCCCCAGGTTTTCCCAGGCCTGCAATATCCCATAGAGGCTATGGCAGAACTCTCCAAACAAGTGATCCCGGATCTAAACGCCATGCTGCCAAATCCGAATCCCACATACGCCAATCTGGCAAGCTTGGCTAGTAAGGTACATGGTGCGGTGCTAGTTGGGCACTCCGAATCAGcgttcttccctttttatGCAGCCCTGAATAATTCTTCGGCTGTCAGGGGCATTGTTTCAATCGAGGGACAGTGTCCCACGCTTACGGACGAGGAGATAGCTGTGCTGGCGACAATCCCTACATTATTTGTTTATGGCGACTACCTTGATCAAGCGAAGGTTTCTCGCAGAGTTTGGCCGCAGTCACTTCAGGGTTGTCAGGCTGTTGTGGATCGGCTTACTGCTGCTGGGGGGAGAGCTTTTATGGCGGAACTACCGAAACTGGGTATCTACGGGAATAGTCATATGATGATGCAGGATAAGAATAATCTCCAGATTGCGGATTTTATCATGGATTGGATAGAGGAGAATGTAGATAACTAA
- a CDS encoding uncharacterized protein (predicted protein), with amino-acid sequence MADTPNTSAALPQHAAPFNIPSHNIAPCPGCENIGPLKGDFHMDPLSLSPECIPLTLFNSYPQSPFKNSLDERITNPGPATQGEPEVGLDMHLSTTSQLSEVVVSPRNHTAIHNHECVNLGLSGTRWNAAFEDNTALDRQHGNL; translated from the exons ATGGCCGATACTCCAAATACGTCAGCTGCTCTTCCCCAGCATGCTGCACCGTTTAATATTCCTAGTCACAACATCGCTCCATGCCCCGGGTGTGAAAACATTGGGCCTCTGAAAGGAGATTTCCATATGGACCCTTTATCTCTCAGCCCCGAGTGCATACCACTCACTTTGTTCAACTCATACCCCCAATCACCGTTCAAAAACTCATTGGATGAACGGATCACAAACCCAGGCCCTGCTACGCAGGGTGAGCCAGAGGTGGGCTTGGATATGCACCTGTCGACTACTTCACAATTGAGCGAGGTAGTTGTTAGTCCAAGGAACCATACCGCGATTCACAATCATGAGTGCGTCAACCTTGGTCTGAGCGGTACGCGATGGAACGCAGCGTTCGAGGACAATACAGCTCTAGATCGTCAGCATGGTAATCTA TGA
- a CDS encoding DUF3759 domain-containing protein (predicted protein) codes for MRLQLHDDISCREIVLSRTLSFQNIRCRPPTSTFLHLLPSPTGNPPWLSCSSTVGCEKIELIPVAEFHEGAYNQVQESQGHEAHLTHDLIGGAVGYEAIKKFNEYQAKNGKPVEHAQAKELIGGFVSAALTNLVETKGLDQVDKFRAEQEAKRHAEEALSPHYETTVWPATGTVGYVSDRPSTHGSVLNGRGTMPPDCR; via the exons ATGCGCCTTCAATTACATGACGACATCTCGTGTAGAGAGATTGTTCTATCGAGGACTTTGTCCTTCCAAAACATACGGTGTAGACCTCCAACATCCACATTTCTTCATTTATTACCATCACCTACCGGAAACCCCCCGTGGCTGAGTTGCTCATCTACGGTAGGGTGCGAAAAGATCGAGTTGATCCCTGTGG CCGAGTTCCACGAGGGCGCCTACAACCAGGTCCAGGAGTCCCAGGGCCACGAGGCTCACCTCACCCACGACCTCATCGGCGGAGCTGTTGGCTACGAGGCCATCAAGAAGTTCAACGAGTACCAGGCCAAGAACG GCAAGCCCGTCGAGCACGCCCAGGCCAAGGAGCTCATCGGTGGCTTCGTTAGCGCCGCCCTTACCAATCTGGTTGAGACCAAAGGTCTCGACCAGGTTGACAAGTTCAGGGCCGAGCAGGAGGCTAAGAGGCACGCTGAGGAGGCTCTCAGCCCCCATTACGA AACAACCGTATGGCCAGCGAC GGGCACTGTGGGGTATGTATCGGATCGACCATCCACCCATGGATCTGTTTTGAATGGGCGTGGCACCATGCCACCTGACTGCCGATAA